From a region of the Danio aesculapii chromosome 4, fDanAes4.1, whole genome shotgun sequence genome:
- the gcc1 gene encoding GRIP and coiled-coil domain-containing protein 1: MEKFGMSFGGGPSKKELLETIEVQKKQLVKYQTRFKDVVRAYQSLLKEKEALEASLKVLTISQEVDLSQRLDNLSFDGASGSRALPSDLGDDRCSLHSEDSLDTAASAETATSVTSNSTKGDQTEDDQSCVVDGATAGGVVHTSPQQSEEASGSESGVSTSSSACSEPTPQVADTDRRVIQLKTQLSTLTSSLATVTQEKSRMEASFQADKRKMKQELEELQARLEEDQKQHQAELQSLQEQFAESKARVITQQHEREQEQGDHALMLRELQKLLQEERGLKQDAELKLEDARATLAEAMQAADRGLDYESQLKEIIQEREELKKSLKAAAVENSKPDPRVEELQQENADLKAHFNQQLQQEIRKVAQADELLREQAKMEETRVASLEERVSELSELLGACEKARQKDQQNTQKLRERILQLDTENKTLAIAAVNRTTSSDLNMDEMNLNVDALKDKLEKVKKLLLLAAQRSQDQSLDIEKLLEGGEKDHEVSESEKASALHYQQELRQIKEEFERYKMRAQGVLKNKNTKDGNQAKELEEARDQLAELKEKYINLRILSDEAEVKHKRDLEERQQGIAALQQTHKQEVEKLEAQHRENFVRLEEELHKQRDRTMALLAEKDLELERLRASAVMGFGSHQRHIINSSTALEGGDLDEVDPEQEESDIIAQALKLAGPNEPTLLLYAEQLARKEVEVAALRKQKHRLEEDLHQLQGKLIANGERHEEELVELRGQLDKRIRDKGRDGANLEYLKNVIYKFLTLQDTRGRQQTLTAILTILHFSPQEKQVVLKQQQHSWWTAGMR, translated from the exons ATGGAGAAGTTCGGCATGAGCTTTGGTGGAGGCCCAAGCAAGAAAGAACTCCTGGAAACCATTGAGGTGCAGAAGAAGCAGCTTGTAAAGTATCAGACCCGCTTTAAAGATGTCGTCAGGGCTTACCAAAGCTTGCTTAAGGAAAAAGAAGCCCTGGAAGCCAGTCTGAAGGTTCTGACCATTTCTCAAGAGGTCGACTTAAGTCAGCGTCTTGATAACCTCTCATTTGATGGAGCTTCAGGAAGCAGAGCTTTGCCTTCTGATCTTGGAGATGACCGATGCTCACTTCATAGTGAAGACAGCCTGGATACAGCAGCCTCTGCTGAAACAGCCACTAGTGTGACGAGCAACAGCACTAAAGGAGACCAAACAGAGGATGACCAAAGCTGTGTTGTTGATGGAGCCACGGCTGGGGGTGTTGTACACACTTCACCCCAGCAATCTGAGGAGGCAAGTGGGTCTGAAAGTGGCGTCAGCACCAGCAGCAGTGCATGTTCAGAGCCGACACCACAAGTGGCAGACACTGATCGCCGTGTCATCCAACTGAAGACGCAGCTGTCCACCCTGACCAGTTCCTTGGCCACCGTTACCCAAGAAAAGTCCAGAATGGAAGCTTCATTTCAGGCGGACAAGCGGAAGATGAAGCAGGAACTGGAGGAGCTGCAGGCTAGGCTGGAGGAAGATCAGAAGCAGCACCAGGCCGAGCTTCAAAGCCTGCAGGAGCAGTTTGCAGAGAGCAAAGCCAGGGTCATAACCCAGCAGCATGAACGGGAGCAGGAGCAGGGCGATCATGCACTCATGCTCCGAGAGCTCCAGAAACTTCTGCAGGAGGAGAGGGGACTGAAACAGGATGCAGAACTCAAACTGGAGGACGCACGGGCGACGTTGGCTGAAGCCATGCAGGCAGCAGACCGAGGGCTAGATTATGAGTCGCAGCTGAAAGAGATCATTCAGGAACGGGAGGAGCTGAAGAAGAGCCTGAAGGCTGCAGCGGTGGAGAACAGTAAACCTGACCCACGTGTTGAGGAGCTCCAGCAAGAGAATGCAGACCTCAAAGCTCACTTCAATCAGCAACTTCAGCAGGAAATCAGAAAG GTGGCACAAGCAGATGAGCTTCTCCGAGAGCAGGCGAAGATGGAGGAGACCCGAGTTGCAAGTCTTGAGGAGCGAGTATCTGAGCTCTCTGAACTCTTGGGTGCCTGCGAGAAGGCCAGACAGAAGGACCAACAAAACACTCAGAAGCTACGGGAACGCATCCTTCAGCTCGACACTGAGAACAAAACCCTCGCCATCGCTGCAGTCAATAGGACGACAAGCTCTGATCTAAACATGGACGAAATGAACTTGAACGTAGATGCGTTAAAGGACAAACTGGAGAAGGTAAAGAAGTTACTCTTACTGGCTGCACAAAGATCTCAAGACCAGAGCCTAGATATTGAGAAGCTGCTGGAGGGAGGAGAAAAGGACCATGAAGTCTCTGAAAGTGAGAAGGCCTCAGCGCTCCACTACCAACAAGAGCTCCGGCAGATAAAAGAGGAGTTTGAGCGCTACAAAATGAGGGCGCAGGGGGTTCTGAAGAACAAGAACACAAAAGATGGAAACCAGGCCAAAGAGTTAGAAGAAGCACGTGATCAGTTGGCTGAGCTAAAAGAGAAGTATATAAACCTTCGGATACTAAGCGACGAAGCAGAAGTGAAGCATAAACGGGACCTGGAGGAGCGGCAACAGGGAATTGCAGCTCtccagcagacacacaaacagGAGGTCGAAAAGCTGGAGGCTCAACACCGGGAGAATTTCGTGAGGCTTGAGGAAGAGTTGCACAAACAGAGAGATCGCACAATGGCTCTCCTGGCAGAAAAAGACCTTGAGCTGGAGCGACTCAGGGCATCCGCAGTGATGGGCTTCGGAAGTCACCAGAGGCACATTATCAATAGCAGCACAGCGTTGGAAGGTGGTGACCTTGATGAAGTTGATCCAGAGCAAGAAGAAAGCGACATCATCGCTCAAGCTCTGAAACTAGCCGGGCCCAACGAGCCAACTTTATTGCTTTATGCCGAACAGCTGGCACGCAAAGAGGTAGAAGTGGCCGCCCTGCGCAAACAAAAGCATCGCCTAGAAGAAGACTTGCACCAACTACAAGGGAAGCTAATTGCTAATGGCGAGAGACATGAGGAAGAGCTTGTGGAGCTACGGGGCCAGCTGGACAAGCGTATTCGGGACAAGGGGAGAGATGGGGCCAACCTAGAGTATCTCAAGAATGTGATTTATAAGTTCCTCACGCTCCAAGACACCAGAGGGCGCCAGCAGACTCTCACAGCCATTTTGACCATTTTGCACTTTAGCCCTCAAGAGAAACAAGTGGTGCTTAAGCAGCAGCAGCACAGTTGGTGGACGGCAGGAATGAGATGA
- the LOC130222472 gene encoding gastrula zinc finger protein XlCGF8.2DB codes for MEVKEESEELSADEKRMMKVKEETEELNVDEKPPYQELLSWPKIENSSSYKKTQAKKPVTCLQCGKSFAHRGHLNAHVRVHTGERPFTCSFCGKSFKQKEYLKDHMLIHGKAISCPQCGKKISNEKSLKKHNLLHTGVRPFGCDQCEKTFVSAFQLKRHQSVHLKEKPFSCSSCGKSFTRMDCLKEHQKLHNGVKEHVCSVCGSCFTKVYYLLQHQRIHTGEKPYKCTQCGKCFTHRASLATHERVHTGERPYHCTLCGKSFSQSAGQQTHMKKHCSVMKKCITLVTVQ; via the exons ATGGAAGTGAAAGAGGAAAGTGAAGAACTGAGTGCAGATGAGAAAA GAATGATGAAAGTCAAAGAAGAAACCGAAGAACTAAATGTGGATGAGAAACCTCCTTATCAAGAACTTTTAAGTTGGCCTAAAATTGAAAACAGCTCATCGTATAAAAAAACACAAGCCAAGAAACCTGTAACTTGCCtccagtgtggaaagagcttcgcACATAGAGGACACCTGAACGCTCACGTACGTGTCCACACTGGAGAAAGACCATTCACCTGCTCGTTCTGTGGCAAGAGCTTCAAACAAAAAGAGTACCTGAAAGATCACATGCTAATTCACGGAAAGGCGATTTCATGTCCTCAGTGTGGGAAGAAAATCAGTAATGAAAAGAGTTTGAAAAAGCATAATCTCCTACACACGGGAGTGAGACCATTCGGCTGCGACCAGTGTGAAAAAACATTCGTTTCAGCTTTCCAACTGAAAAGACATCAGTCGGTTCACTTGAAGGAAAAGCCCTTCTCGTGTTCCTCATGCGGAAAGAGTTTTACTCGGATGGATTGTTTGAAAGAGCACCAGAAGTTACATAATGGTGTGAAGGAGCATGTTTGCTCTGTGTGCGGCAGCTGCTTTACTAAAGTGTACTATTTGCTACAGCACCAAAGGATCCATACTGGAGAAAAACCGTACAAGTGTACACAATGTGGAAAGTGCTTCACTCACCGAGCATCACTGGCTACACATGAAAGAGTCCACACTGGAGAAAGACCATATCACTGCACTTTATGTGGAAAGAGCTTCAGCCAGTCGGCTGGTCAGCAGACTCACATGAAGAAACACTGCTCTGTGATGAAGAAGTGCATTACATTGGTTACAGTACAATAA